In one window of Skermanella rosea DNA:
- the kduI gene encoding 5-dehydro-4-deoxy-D-glucuronate isomerase has protein sequence MKISVRQVSHPDAVRTFDTETLREQFLIPSLFEADEIALTYSHIDRLVVGGATPVAGPLTLESSKEIGSDTFLKRRELGVVNVGGAGRVVVDGTAFELAPRDGLYVAMGSADVRFESADAANPAKFYLVSAPAHARHETMKISLEQARKVTLGDIAQSNDRTIYQMIHPEVCRSCQLVLGMTVLKPNNMWNTMPCHTHDRRSEVYLYFDLPQDGRVFHFMGEPTETRHMVIANEQAVLSPGWSIHSGVGTSNYTFIWAMAGDNQDFTDMDMVPMAELR, from the coding sequence ATGAAGATTTCCGTCAGGCAGGTATCCCACCCGGATGCCGTCCGCACCTTCGACACCGAGACCCTGCGCGAGCAGTTCCTGATCCCGTCGCTGTTCGAGGCCGACGAGATCGCCCTGACCTACAGCCACATCGACCGGCTGGTGGTCGGCGGCGCCACCCCGGTGGCCGGCCCGCTGACGCTGGAGTCCTCCAAGGAGATCGGCTCCGACACCTTCCTGAAGCGCCGCGAGCTGGGCGTCGTCAACGTGGGCGGCGCCGGGCGGGTCGTGGTGGACGGCACGGCCTTCGAGCTGGCCCCGCGCGACGGGCTCTACGTCGCCATGGGCAGCGCGGACGTGCGGTTCGAGAGCGCCGACGCCGCCAACCCCGCCAAGTTCTACCTGGTCAGCGCGCCGGCCCACGCCCGGCACGAGACCATGAAGATCTCGCTGGAGCAGGCCCGCAAGGTGACCCTGGGCGACATCGCCCAGTCCAACGACCGGACCATCTACCAGATGATCCACCCCGAGGTCTGCCGGTCCTGCCAGCTGGTGCTGGGCATGACGGTGCTGAAGCCGAACAACATGTGGAACACCATGCCGTGCCACACCCACGACCGGCGGTCCGAGGTCTATCTGTATTTCGACCTGCCGCAGGACGGGCGCGTCTTCCACTTCATGGGCGAGCCGACCGAGACCCGGCACATGGTGATCGCCAACGAGCAGGCCGTGCTGTCGCCGGGCTGGTCGATCCACAGCGGCGTCGGCACCAGCAACTACACCTTCATCTGGGCCATGGCCGGCGACAACCAGGACTTCACCGACATGGACATGGTGCCCATGGCCGAGCTGCGCTGA
- a CDS encoding GntR family transcriptional regulator codes for MTSGLDETGGGTAEAPAASPKPRTRTAPKPALPSAALRGATVSAAIYRELRAEIVSMRRKPGEPIVEKRIAQDHGVSRTPVREALLRLADEGLVDIFPQSGSFVSRIPVAELPEAILIRKALEEAAVRYAAAQATRSQVAKLRANLELQREMSDGADAGGFHEADEAFHALIADAAGCPGFWTLTRQVKVQVDRYRLLTLPVPGRIRSVIIEHTAIVDAIEAHDPARAAEMMAAHLESLRASIGDIRENNPFFFSDRPEGAGG; via the coding sequence ATGACTTCAGGATTGGACGAGACCGGCGGCGGGACCGCCGAAGCGCCCGCGGCCTCCCCGAAGCCGCGCACCCGGACCGCGCCCAAGCCGGCGCTGCCCAGCGCGGCGCTGCGGGGCGCCACCGTCTCCGCCGCGATCTACCGCGAGCTGCGGGCCGAGATCGTGTCGATGCGCCGCAAGCCCGGCGAGCCGATCGTCGAGAAGCGGATCGCCCAGGACCACGGCGTCAGCCGCACGCCGGTGCGCGAGGCGCTGCTGCGCCTGGCCGACGAGGGGCTGGTGGACATCTTCCCGCAGTCCGGCTCCTTCGTGTCGCGCATCCCGGTCGCCGAGCTGCCGGAAGCCATCCTGATCCGCAAGGCGTTGGAGGAGGCGGCGGTGCGCTACGCCGCCGCCCAGGCGACGCGGTCGCAGGTGGCCAAGCTTCGCGCCAACCTGGAACTTCAGCGGGAGATGAGCGACGGCGCCGACGCCGGCGGCTTCCACGAGGCCGACGAGGCGTTCCACGCGCTGATCGCCGACGCCGCCGGCTGCCCCGGCTTCTGGACCCTGACCCGGCAGGTCAAGGTCCAGGTGGACCGGTACCGGCTGCTGACCCTTCCCGTTCCCGGCCGCATCCGGTCGGTGATCATCGAGCACACCGCCATCGTCGACGCGATCGAGGCCCACGACCCGGCCCGCGCGGCCGAGATGATGGCGGCGCACCTGGAGAGCCTGCGCGCGAGCATCGGCGACATCCGGGAGAACAATCCCTTCTTCTTCTCCGACAGGCCGGAGGGAGCGGGCGGCTGA
- the nifA gene encoding nif-specific transcriptional activator NifA yields MAGATRHNQSSVELFAIYEVSKILSSSLDLQQTLREVLRLLSYHLQMQRGRICLLTDDSTLRLIAALGMSQEEMERGQYRAGEGIVGRIVKTGMPAVVPNLADEPLFLNRTGGRNDIAEVVISLVGVPIKAAGECIGVLTIDRISDEGYAGNFDSDVRLLTMVANLIGQTVRLHRTVAEERRFMMREKFRLQKEVSKVDYQVDNVVCSSKRMQEVLAQVHRVAPFRSTVLIRGESGTGKELIARAIHMLSSRKEQPFIRINCAALPESLLESELFGHERGAFTGANRDHKGRFELATGGTLFLDEIGDISPSFQAKLLRVLQEQEFERVGGTRTIKTDVRIITATNVNLEEAVAQGKFRADLYYRINVVTIFLPPLRERSDDIPLLANHFVQKFNRENQLNVALHDDALDILKKCPWPGNVRELENCIERAATLCRDGVIWDLDLSCQMNLCYSSTLWHHRTVTPTAGASIPGAALPVLPQAAPARAGCSTGGVPGCSAATGGTCAAAPAALPPNAIPAGNPMPLAQPMRPQHPQLPAGGPPAYADPNASADAMNDAAVGELLGMRIGNGGPDEPEFTTPRDRLLWAMERTGWVQAKAGRLLGLTTRQVSYALRKYNIEIKRF; encoded by the coding sequence ATGGCCGGAGCGACACGCCACAACCAATCGAGCGTTGAACTCTTCGCTATCTATGAAGTCAGCAAGATCCTGAGTTCCTCACTCGACCTGCAGCAGACGCTGCGCGAGGTGCTGAGGCTGTTGTCGTACCATCTGCAAATGCAGCGCGGGCGCATCTGCCTGCTGACCGACGACAGCACGCTCCGGCTGATCGCGGCGCTCGGCATGTCGCAGGAGGAGATGGAGCGCGGCCAGTACCGCGCCGGGGAGGGCATCGTCGGGCGGATCGTCAAGACCGGCATGCCGGCCGTGGTGCCCAACCTGGCCGACGAGCCGCTGTTCCTCAACCGCACCGGCGGGCGCAACGACATCGCCGAGGTGGTGATCAGCCTGGTCGGCGTGCCGATCAAGGCGGCCGGGGAATGCATCGGCGTGCTGACCATCGACCGGATCAGCGACGAGGGCTATGCCGGCAACTTCGACAGCGACGTCCGCCTGCTGACCATGGTCGCCAACCTGATCGGCCAGACCGTGCGCCTGCACCGCACCGTCGCCGAGGAGCGGCGCTTCATGATGCGGGAGAAGTTCCGCCTCCAGAAGGAAGTGTCCAAGGTCGACTACCAGGTCGACAACGTGGTGTGCAGCAGCAAGCGCATGCAGGAGGTGCTGGCCCAGGTCCACCGGGTGGCGCCGTTCCGCTCCACCGTGCTGATCCGCGGCGAGAGCGGCACCGGCAAGGAGCTGATCGCCCGCGCGATCCACATGCTCAGCTCGCGCAAGGAACAGCCCTTCATCCGGATCAACTGCGCGGCGCTGCCGGAGAGCCTGCTGGAATCCGAGCTGTTCGGCCACGAGCGCGGCGCCTTCACCGGCGCCAACCGCGACCACAAGGGCCGGTTCGAGCTGGCGACCGGCGGCACCCTGTTCCTGGACGAGATCGGCGACATCTCGCCCTCGTTCCAGGCCAAGCTGCTGCGCGTGCTGCAAGAGCAGGAGTTCGAGCGGGTCGGCGGCACCCGGACCATCAAGACCGACGTGCGGATCATCACCGCGACCAACGTCAACCTGGAGGAGGCGGTCGCCCAGGGCAAGTTCCGCGCCGACCTCTATTACCGCATCAACGTGGTGACCATCTTCCTGCCGCCGCTGCGCGAGCGGAGCGACGACATCCCGCTGCTGGCCAACCATTTCGTCCAGAAGTTCAACCGCGAGAACCAGCTCAACGTGGCGCTCCACGACGACGCGCTGGACATCCTCAAGAAATGTCCCTGGCCCGGCAACGTGCGCGAGCTGGAGAACTGCATCGAGCGGGCGGCGACCCTGTGCCGCGACGGGGTGATCTGGGACCTGGACCTGTCCTGCCAGATGAACCTCTGCTACTCCTCGACCCTGTGGCATCACCGCACGGTCACGCCGACCGCCGGCGCCTCCATCCCCGGCGCCGCGCTCCCGGTCCTTCCCCAGGCCGCCCCGGCGCGGGCGGGATGCAGCACCGGCGGCGTGCCGGGCTGTTCGGCCGCCACCGGCGGGACCTGCGCCGCCGCACCCGCGGCATTGCCGCCCAACGCCATTCCGGCCGGCAACCCCATGCCGCTGGCCCAGCCCATGCGGCCGCAGCATCCCCAGCTGCCCGCCGGCGGCCCGCCCGCCTATGCCGACCCGAACGCTTCCGCCGACGCGATGAACGACGCCGCGGTCGGCGAGCTTCTCGGCATGCGGATCGGCAACGGCGGCCCCGACGAGCCGGAATTCACCACCCCGCGCGACCGCCTGCTGTGGGCCATGGAACGCACCGGCTGGGTCCAGGCCAAGGCCGGCCGGCTGCTCGGCCTGACCACACGGCAGGTCAGCTACGCCCTGCGGAAATACAATATCGAGATCAAGCGGTTCTGA
- a CDS encoding catalase, giving the protein MTDQRQGNPSVAASDGILTTRQGHPIANNQSTRTIGARGPATLENYQFLEKITHFDRERIPERVVHARGFVCYGELEVTGKIGDEPASKYTRAKLFQEAGKKTPLAIRFSTVIGGRDSSETARDPRGFAVKFYTEDGNWDLVGNNLAVFFIRDAIKFPDVIHSLKPDPVTFRQEPNRIFDFMSQTPESMHMLTHLFSPRGIPANYRHMEGFGVNTYKMVNAQGETVLVKYHFHPRQGVASLTAEEAAKVQGQELGSATKDLFEAIERGDYPKWDMFVQIMEDHEHPELDWDPLDDTKIWPEKDFPLRHVGVMTLNRNVQDFFNENEQIAMGTGVLVDGLDFSDDKMLVGRTFSYSDTQRYRVGTNYLQLPVNSPKNAKVATNLSGGQMSFYRDLAPGQNPHVNFEPSIHNGLKETAEEQPNNPPEIRGPLTRAVLERRNDYVQARGRFNTMMDWERDDLILNLGTLLGQCERDVQERMIWHFFLVHDDYGRRVGEVLGITADDVRNLPPLPKQVLTDEDKRRLQNLGNNGDKIDPNVWGQWTSSVKNRKATAEEVLSGMKGSSQGMRHDQAAE; this is encoded by the coding sequence ATGACTGATCAAAGACAGGGGAATCCGTCGGTGGCAGCATCGGACGGCATCCTGACCACCCGGCAGGGCCATCCGATCGCCAACAACCAGTCCACGCGCACCATCGGCGCCCGTGGCCCGGCGACGCTGGAGAACTACCAGTTCCTCGAAAAGATCACCCATTTCGACCGCGAGCGCATCCCGGAGCGGGTCGTCCACGCCCGCGGCTTCGTGTGCTACGGCGAGCTTGAGGTCACCGGCAAGATCGGCGACGAGCCGGCCTCCAAATACACCCGCGCCAAGCTGTTCCAGGAAGCCGGCAAGAAGACCCCGCTGGCGATCCGCTTCTCCACCGTGATCGGCGGCCGTGACTCCTCCGAGACCGCTCGCGACCCGCGCGGCTTCGCCGTCAAGTTCTATACCGAGGACGGCAACTGGGACCTGGTCGGCAACAACCTGGCGGTGTTCTTCATCCGCGACGCCATCAAGTTCCCTGACGTCATCCACTCGCTGAAACCCGACCCGGTCACGTTCCGCCAGGAGCCGAACCGGATCTTCGACTTCATGAGCCAGACGCCCGAATCCATGCACATGCTGACGCACCTGTTCAGCCCGCGCGGCATTCCGGCCAACTACCGGCACATGGAAGGCTTCGGCGTCAACACCTACAAGATGGTCAACGCCCAGGGCGAGACCGTGCTGGTCAAGTACCACTTCCACCCGCGCCAGGGCGTCGCCAGCCTGACGGCGGAGGAAGCGGCCAAGGTCCAGGGCCAGGAGCTGGGCTCCGCCACCAAGGACCTGTTCGAGGCGATCGAGCGCGGCGACTATCCGAAGTGGGATATGTTCGTCCAGATCATGGAAGACCATGAGCACCCCGAACTGGACTGGGACCCGCTGGACGACACCAAGATCTGGCCGGAGAAGGACTTCCCGCTCCGCCATGTCGGCGTCATGACGCTGAACCGCAACGTCCAGGACTTCTTCAACGAGAACGAGCAGATCGCCATGGGCACCGGCGTGCTGGTGGACGGGCTGGACTTCTCGGACGACAAGATGCTGGTCGGCCGGACCTTCTCCTATTCCGACACCCAGCGCTATCGCGTCGGCACCAACTATCTGCAGCTGCCGGTCAATTCGCCCAAGAACGCGAAGGTGGCGACCAACCTGTCCGGCGGGCAGATGTCCTTCTATCGCGACCTGGCGCCGGGCCAGAACCCGCACGTCAATTTCGAGCCGTCGATCCACAACGGCCTGAAGGAGACCGCGGAGGAGCAGCCCAACAACCCGCCGGAGATCCGCGGCCCGCTGACCCGCGCCGTGCTGGAGCGCCGCAACGACTATGTCCAGGCGCGCGGCCGCTTCAACACCATGATGGACTGGGAACGCGACGACCTGATCCTGAACCTGGGCACGCTGCTGGGCCAGTGCGAACGGGACGTCCAGGAACGGATGATCTGGCACTTCTTCCTGGTCCATGACGATTATGGCCGCCGCGTCGGCGAAGTGCTCGGGATCACCGCCGACGATGTCCGCAACCTGCCGCCGCTGCCCAAGCAGGTGCTGACCGACGAGGACAAGCGCCGGCTCCAGAACCTGGGCAACAACGGCGACAAGATCGACCCCAACGTTTGGGGCCAGTGGACCAGTTCCGTGAAGAACCGCAAGGCCACGGCCGAGGAGGTCCTGAGCGGGATGAAGGGTTCGTCGCAGGGAATGCGGCACGACCAAGCCGCCGAATAG
- a CDS encoding TRAP transporter small permease: MKPALAAFSRLLDVLTRLALWAGGFGLVAMTAAIAWQVWGRFVVGDTPSWTEPVSLFLMLWFILLVAAVGVRERFHLGLDLIRDTVPEPVRVAMDLFSYVIVGLFGGAMAWYGLELVLGTWSAIVPVLGIPEGMNYLALVVSGTLIVLFSIERALILLVERKAMGGAESLAQAHAPGAVMPTAD, translated from the coding sequence ATGAAACCCGCGCTTGCCGCGTTCTCCCGCCTGCTCGACGTGCTGACCCGCCTCGCCCTGTGGGCCGGCGGGTTCGGCCTGGTCGCCATGACCGCCGCCATCGCGTGGCAGGTCTGGGGCCGCTTCGTGGTCGGCGATACCCCGAGCTGGACCGAGCCGGTGTCGCTGTTCCTGATGCTCTGGTTCATCCTGCTGGTCGCCGCCGTGGGCGTGCGCGAGCGTTTCCATCTCGGGCTCGACCTGATCCGCGACACGGTGCCGGAGCCGGTCCGGGTCGCCATGGACCTGTTCAGCTACGTCATCGTCGGCCTGTTCGGCGGCGCCATGGCCTGGTACGGGCTGGAGCTGGTGCTGGGCACCTGGAGCGCCATCGTCCCCGTGCTGGGCATTCCCGAAGGCATGAACTACCTGGCGCTGGTCGTGTCCGGCACCCTGATCGTGCTGTTCTCGATCGAGCGCGCGCTGATCCTGCTGGTCGAGCGGAAAGCCATGGGCGGCGCCGAATCCCTTGCCCAGGCGCACGCGCCGGGCGCCGTGATGCCCACCGCGGACTGA
- a CDS encoding IS4 family transposase, translating into MVERSTVRIRRLSNDRIEEARFGRWLNNAKVRLVEMECTIGEQMRARVVGLHVLAIQDTSELNYQAHAGRTRGLGTVGNGRDAGLFVHPVLAVEAESGACLGLVGAQVYARHETAAKHRRALPIESKESMRWLEGAQTAKHYLDTARHVTVVADRESDIYEEWERLPETGFDLLTRACRDRALAGGGYLYAWSDALAVAERFTLDLPERPGKRSARTATLELRYGAVAVKRPRNGTHPGAAPALALRMVDVREVDAPAGEDPVHWRLLTTHQVEDTAKALEIVLWYRRRWTIEQLFRTLKTQGLDIESSQVESADALQRLAFVALVAATHILQLLGVRDGVLVRPIDDTFSAQQVSVLIALQPRLEGRTAARKNPHPPDTLAWAAWFIARLGGWDGYPKSKPAGPITFARGYARFATMCEGVALRQKIC; encoded by the coding sequence ATGGTCGAGCGCTCGACCGTCCGCATTCGGCGTTTGTCGAACGACCGGATCGAAGAGGCTCGCTTCGGGCGTTGGCTGAACAATGCCAAGGTAAGACTGGTGGAAATGGAATGCACGATCGGCGAGCAGATGCGGGCGCGCGTCGTCGGCCTGCATGTTCTGGCCATCCAGGACACCAGCGAATTGAACTATCAGGCCCATGCCGGACGAACGCGGGGCCTGGGCACCGTGGGCAATGGCCGGGACGCCGGGCTGTTCGTCCATCCGGTGCTGGCGGTCGAGGCCGAAAGCGGAGCTTGTCTGGGACTTGTCGGAGCGCAGGTCTACGCCCGTCATGAAACCGCGGCCAAGCACCGTCGGGCTCTGCCGATCGAGAGCAAGGAATCGATGCGCTGGCTGGAGGGCGCGCAGACAGCCAAGCACTATCTCGATACGGCCCGGCACGTCACGGTCGTCGCCGACCGCGAAAGCGACATCTACGAGGAATGGGAGCGGCTGCCGGAAACGGGTTTCGATCTTCTGACGCGGGCCTGCCGCGACAGGGCGCTGGCCGGAGGCGGCTACTTATACGCCTGGAGCGACGCGCTGGCGGTGGCGGAGCGCTTCACGCTGGACCTTCCCGAACGCCCCGGCAAGCGCTCGGCCCGCACGGCGACCCTGGAACTGCGCTACGGCGCGGTCGCGGTGAAACGGCCCAGGAACGGGACACACCCCGGCGCCGCACCGGCGCTCGCCCTTCGAATGGTCGATGTTCGCGAAGTGGACGCCCCCGCCGGAGAAGACCCGGTACATTGGCGGCTGCTGACGACACATCAGGTCGAGGACACCGCAAAAGCCTTGGAAATCGTGCTTTGGTACCGGCGGCGCTGGACCATCGAGCAGCTTTTCCGTACTCTCAAGACGCAGGGGCTGGATATCGAGTCGAGCCAGGTCGAAAGCGCCGACGCCCTTCAGCGGCTGGCTTTCGTCGCCCTGGTCGCCGCCACGCACATCCTGCAACTGCTCGGCGTTCGCGACGGCGTCCTGGTTCGCCCGATCGACGACACTTTCTCCGCACAGCAGGTCAGCGTCCTGATCGCCCTACAACCACGTCTGGAAGGCCGCACCGCCGCCCGCAAAAACCCACATCCGCCCGACACGCTGGCTTGGGCCGCATGGTTTATCGCCCGTTTGGGCGGCTGGGACGGCTATCCCAAATCCAAGCCGGCTGGACCCATCACTTTTGCCAGAGGCTACGCCCGTTTCGCAACAATGTGCGAGGGCGTAGCTCTCCGGCAAAAGATCTGTTGA
- the kduD gene encoding 2-dehydro-3-deoxy-D-gluconate 5-dehydrogenase KduD — translation MTSLGTSPGTSPGTPFDLAGLTAIVTGANTGIGQGIAVALARAGAGIAAVGRSSMDETAGLVAETGAPFLEIRADLGSTEPLAGIVEQTVGWSGRADILVNNAGIIRRADAIDFTEEDWDAVMDVNLKSAFFLSQAFARRLLEAGRPGKIINIASMLSFQGGIRIPSYTASKSGLAGLTRLLACEWAARGINVNALAPGYFVTNNTQALREDPKRSADILGRIPAGRWGKPEDLGGAAVFLASAASDYVHGVVLPVDGGWLVR, via the coding sequence ATGACTTCGCTGGGGACTTCGCCCGGAACATCGCCCGGAACCCCGTTCGACCTTGCCGGGCTGACGGCGATCGTGACCGGGGCGAACACCGGCATCGGCCAGGGGATCGCGGTGGCGCTGGCCCGGGCCGGCGCCGGCATCGCCGCGGTCGGCCGCTCGTCCATGGACGAAACGGCCGGCCTGGTCGCCGAAACCGGCGCGCCGTTCCTGGAGATCCGGGCCGACCTGGGCTCCACCGAGCCGCTGGCCGGCATCGTGGAGCAAACCGTGGGCTGGAGCGGCCGGGCCGACATCCTGGTCAACAATGCCGGGATCATCCGCAGGGCCGACGCGATCGACTTCACCGAGGAGGACTGGGACGCCGTCATGGACGTCAACTTGAAGTCCGCCTTCTTCCTGTCCCAGGCCTTCGCCCGCCGGCTGCTGGAGGCCGGGCGGCCGGGGAAGATCATCAACATCGCGTCGATGCTGTCCTTCCAGGGCGGCATCCGGATCCCGTCCTACACGGCATCCAAGAGCGGGCTGGCCGGCCTGACCCGGCTGCTGGCCTGCGAATGGGCGGCGCGCGGGATCAACGTGAACGCGCTGGCGCCGGGCTATTTCGTCACCAACAACACCCAGGCGCTCCGCGAGGACCCCAAGCGCAGCGCCGACATCCTGGGCCGCATCCCCGCCGGCCGCTGGGGCAAGCCGGAGGACCTGGGCGGCGCCGCGGTCTTCCTGGCCTCCGCGGCGTCGGACTATGTCCACGGCGTGGTGCTGCCGGTGGACGGCGGCTGGCTCGTCCGGTGA
- a CDS encoding TRAP transporter substrate-binding protein codes for MKTTINGRTLKRRTLKLMASAALIALAAVAVPTGGAQAQQVKFRSADIHPDGYPTVEAVKYMGEILARETNGRLGVQMFSSAQLGDEKDTIQQTQFGVIDMNRINLAPLNGLIPETRVPSMPFLFRSVEHMHAVVDGPIGDEILKTFESQGLVGLAFYDSGARSFYNSKRPIRTLDDMKGLKIRVIQSEVFIDTIKALGGSATPMPSGEVYSAIQTGVVDGAENNWPTYQSQRHFEQAKFYSLSQHSMSPEVLVMSKRVFDKQTAEDQALIRRAAKESVAKMRELWQAREKTAEAEVLAAGVQVNEVDKAVFEKAVEPVYAKHITDAKLKDLVERIRAVK; via the coding sequence ATGAAGACGACGATCAACGGCCGGACCCTGAAGCGGCGGACCCTGAAGCTGATGGCCTCCGCGGCCCTCATAGCCCTGGCCGCCGTGGCGGTCCCGACCGGCGGCGCCCAGGCCCAGCAGGTGAAGTTCCGGTCGGCCGACATCCATCCCGACGGCTACCCGACCGTCGAGGCCGTCAAGTACATGGGCGAGATCCTGGCGCGGGAGACCAACGGCCGGCTCGGCGTCCAGATGTTCAGCTCGGCCCAGCTGGGCGACGAGAAGGACACGATCCAGCAGACCCAGTTCGGCGTGATCGACATGAACCGGATCAACCTGGCCCCGCTGAACGGCCTGATCCCCGAGACCCGCGTCCCGTCGATGCCGTTCCTGTTCCGCTCGGTCGAGCACATGCATGCCGTGGTGGACGGCCCGATCGGCGACGAGATCCTGAAGACCTTCGAGTCCCAGGGGCTGGTCGGCCTCGCCTTCTACGACAGCGGCGCCCGCAGCTTCTACAACAGCAAGCGCCCGATCAGGACGCTGGACGACATGAAGGGCCTGAAGATCCGCGTGATCCAGTCCGAGGTCTTCATCGACACCATCAAGGCCCTGGGCGGCAGCGCCACCCCGATGCCGTCGGGCGAGGTCTACAGCGCGATCCAGACCGGCGTGGTCGACGGCGCCGAGAACAACTGGCCCACATACCAGAGCCAGCGCCACTTCGAGCAGGCCAAGTTCTACTCGCTGTCCCAGCACTCCATGTCGCCGGAAGTGCTGGTGATGTCCAAGCGGGTGTTCGACAAGCAGACCGCCGAGGACCAGGCGCTGATCCGCCGGGCCGCCAAGGAGTCGGTCGCGAAGATGCGCGAGCTGTGGCAGGCCCGGGAGAAGACCGCCGAGGCCGAGGTGCTGGCCGCCGGCGTGCAGGTCAACGAGGTCGACAAGGCCGTCTTCGAGAAGGCGGTGGAGCCGGTCTACGCCAAGCACATCACCGACGCCAAGCTGAAGGACCTGGTCGAGCGCATCCGCGCGGTCAAGTAA
- a CDS encoding TRAP transporter large permease has translation MELTILFGTFAVLLVLGVPIAFVLAIASFATIVHMGLPPLIVFQRMASGMSAFALMAIPFFIFAGELMVRGAIAEKLVRLAAGVIGHLRGGLGLVNVMSSTFFGGVSGSAVADASAVGGLMIPQMKARGYAVDYSVNITVTAAIIALLIPPSHNMIIYSISAGGMISIADLFTAGILPGLLLAVLLMVAAYIVARRRGYPAEAFPGFPALLSIFLNAVPGLLLILVIVGGVRSGVFTATESSMIAVVYALLITLLVYRSLSWTDFVAATLAAARTTAMVLLVIGAAASFGWLLALLQVPAATVEFMQSLSDNPLVIFLLLNIVLLFLGCFMDMSPLIIITTPIFLPVVTAFGMDPVHFGVILVLNLGIGLCTPPVGSVLFVGCAVGRIPIMQAVRTIWPFYIACIVTLMLVTYIPAISLFLPKMFAN, from the coding sequence ATGGAACTCACCATCCTGTTCGGCACCTTCGCGGTGCTGCTGGTGCTGGGCGTGCCGATCGCCTTCGTGCTCGCCATCGCGTCTTTCGCGACCATCGTCCATATGGGCCTGCCGCCGCTGATCGTGTTCCAGCGCATGGCGTCGGGCATGAGCGCCTTCGCCCTGATGGCGATCCCGTTCTTCATCTTCGCCGGCGAGCTGATGGTGCGCGGCGCCATCGCGGAGAAGCTGGTGCGGCTGGCGGCCGGCGTGATCGGCCACCTGCGCGGCGGGCTGGGTCTGGTCAACGTGATGTCCAGCACCTTCTTCGGCGGCGTGTCGGGGTCGGCGGTGGCCGACGCCTCGGCGGTCGGCGGGCTGATGATCCCGCAGATGAAGGCGCGCGGCTACGCCGTGGACTATTCGGTCAACATCACCGTCACGGCGGCGATCATCGCGCTGCTGATCCCGCCCAGCCACAACATGATCATCTACTCGATCTCGGCCGGCGGCATGATCTCGATCGCCGACCTGTTCACCGCCGGCATCCTGCCGGGGCTGCTGCTGGCGGTCCTGCTGATGGTCGCGGCCTATATCGTGGCCCGCAGGCGGGGATATCCGGCCGAGGCGTTCCCGGGTTTCCCCGCGCTGCTGTCGATCTTCCTGAACGCGGTGCCGGGGCTGCTGCTGATCCTGGTGATCGTCGGCGGCGTGCGGTCCGGCGTCTTCACGGCGACCGAAAGCTCGATGATCGCGGTGGTCTACGCGCTGCTGATCACGCTGCTGGTCTATCGCAGCCTGAGCTGGACCGACTTCGTCGCCGCGACCCTGGCGGCCGCGCGGACCACGGCCATGGTGCTGCTGGTGATCGGGGCCGCGGCCTCGTTCGGCTGGCTGCTGGCGCTGCTCCAGGTGCCGGCCGCGACGGTGGAGTTCATGCAGTCGCTCAGCGACAATCCGCTGGTGATCTTCCTGCTGCTCAACATCGTGCTGCTGTTCCTCGGCTGCTTCATGGACATGTCGCCGCTGATCATCATCACCACGCCGATCTTCCTGCCGGTGGTCACCGCGTTCGGCATGGACCCGGTCCATTTCGGCGTGATCCTGGTGCTGAACCTGGGCATCGGGCTGTGCACCCCGCCGGTCGGATCGGTGCTGTTCGTCGGCTGCGCCGTCGGCCGGATCCCGATCATGCAGGCCGTGCGGACGATCTGGCCGTTCTACATCGCCTGCATCGTGACCCTGATGCTGGTGACCTACATCCCCGCGATCTCGCTCTTCCTGCCGAAGATGTTCGCGAACTGA
- a CDS encoding cupin domain-containing protein: METGSNQDAKRGSDIFLKDAEVGWESVGEGLRRKILCYDETIMMARVAFEAGAVGTPHRHPHTQCSLVESGVFDITIAGRTERLSAGDSFVVPSDALHGAVNVEPGILLDVFTPLREDFLPPA; this comes from the coding sequence ATGGAAACCGGATCAAACCAGGACGCGAAGCGCGGCAGCGACATCTTCCTGAAGGACGCCGAGGTCGGCTGGGAGAGTGTCGGCGAAGGGCTGCGCCGCAAGATCCTGTGCTACGACGAGACGATCATGATGGCGCGGGTCGCCTTCGAGGCCGGCGCCGTCGGCACCCCGCACCGCCACCCGCATACCCAGTGCAGCCTGGTGGAAAGCGGCGTCTTCGACATCACCATCGCCGGCCGCACCGAGCGCCTGTCGGCCGGCGACAGCTTCGTCGTGCCCTCCGACGCCCTGCACGGCGCCGTCAACGTCGAGCCCGGCATCCTGCTGGACGTCTTCACCCCGCTGCGCGAGGACTTCCTGCCGCCGGCCTGA